A single window of Thalassomonas viridans DNA harbors:
- a CDS encoding DUF3019 domain-containing protein — MYFKRAAKPLVSVILCAWLPVTMAAQAEKVNTLPATASAAMEPAPKAATGTQPVLSVQPATCVALHQGRTCFAQLSLNWQTSGAGDFCIYLKDDKQPVRCWQNSQGNLLSFEFESNKKVVFQLIEQGKQHVVAETSVDVSWVHKAAPRKRRWRLF; from the coding sequence ATGTATTTTAAGCGGGCCGCCAAGCCCCTGGTATCTGTGATACTCTGTGCCTGGTTGCCTGTAACAATGGCCGCCCAGGCGGAGAAAGTTAACACTTTACCGGCAACAGCAAGCGCCGCCATGGAACCGGCCCCGAAAGCAGCAACAGGCACGCAACCGGTATTGTCGGTACAGCCGGCAACCTGTGTCGCCCTGCACCAGGGGCGCACCTGCTTTGCCCAGCTGTCACTGAACTGGCAAACCTCAGGAGCGGGGGATTTTTGTATTTACCTCAAGGACGACAAACAGCCGGTACGCTGCTGGCAAAACAGCCAGGGCAACCTGCTCAGTTTCGAATTTGAGTCGAACAAAAAAGTGGTGTTTCAGTTAATCGAACAGGGCAAGCAGCATGTCGTGGCTGAAACCAGTGTTGATGTCAGCTGGGTGCATAAGGCAGCCCCGAGAAAACGGCGCTGGCGCTTGTTTTAA